The proteins below are encoded in one region of Hordeum vulgare subsp. vulgare chromosome 3H, MorexV3_pseudomolecules_assembly, whole genome shotgun sequence:
- the LOC123444643 gene encoding tubulin beta chain, protein MPAAPPSAAYGYLTPTALASLLPGHHTPSYSPRSPSRRRLFSLREPSHTSAKMREILHIQGGQCGNQIGAKFWEVVCDEHGIDPTGRYTGTSDLQLERVNVYYNEASCGRFVPRAVLMDLEPGTMDSVRTGPYGQIFRPDNFVFGQSGAGNNWAKGHYTEGAELIDSVLDVVRKEAENCDCLQGFQVCHSLGGGTGSGMGTLLISKIREEYPDRMMLTFSVFPSPKVSDTVVEPYNATLSVHQLVENADECMVLDNEALYDICFRTLKLTTPSFGDLNHLISATMSGVTCCLRFPGQLNSDLRKLAVNLIPFPRLHFFMVGFAPLTSRGSQQYRALTVPELTQQMWDAKNMMCAADPRHGRYLTASAMFRGKMSTKEVDEQMINVQNKNSSYFVEWIPNNVKSSVCDIPPTGLSMASTFVGNSTSIQEMFRRVSEQFTAMFRRKAFLHWYTGEGMDEMEFTEAESNMNDLVSEYQQYQDATADEEGEYEDEDQEAEDDM, encoded by the exons ATGCCGGCCGCCCCCCCCTCCGCCGCCTACGGCTATTTAACACCCACTGCGCTCGCGTCGCTCCTCCCCGGCCACCACACCCCCTCCTACTCCCCCCGCTCTCCCTCTCGCCGCCGACTGTTCTCGTTGCGCGAACCATCTCATACCTC GGCGAAGATGAGGGAGATCCTGCACATCCAGGGTGGGCAATGTGGCAACCAGATCGGTGCCAAGTTCTGGGAGGTGGTGTGTGATGAGCATGGCATTGACCCAACTGGGCGCTACACCGGTACCTCTGACCTGCAGTTGGAGCGTGTCAATGTCTACTACAATGAGGCCTCCTGTGGTCGCTTTGTGCCCCGTGCAGTTCTTATGGACCTTGAGCCGGGTACCATGGACAGTGTCCGCACTGGGCCTTATGGGCAGATCTTCCGCCCTGACAACTTTGTCTTTGGGCAATCTGGTGCTGGTAACAACTGGGCCAAGGGCCACTACACCGAGGGTGCTGAGCTTATCGATTCTGTTTTGGATGTTGTGAGGAAGGAGGCTGAGAACTGTGACTGTCTGCAAG GATTCCAAGTATGCCACTCCCTTGGTGGTGGTACTGGATCTGGCATGGGTACCCTGTTGATATCTAAAATCAGGGAGGAGTACCCTGACCGCATGATGCTGACGTTCTCAGTGTTCCCCTCACCAAAAGTATCTGACACTGTGGTTGAGCCATACAATGCAACTCTCTCAGTCCATCAGTTGGTTGAGAATGCTGATGAGTGCATGGTTCTTGACAACGAGGCTCTCTATGACATCTGTTTCAGGACTCTTAAGCTGACCACACCTAGCT TTGGGGACTTGAACCATCTAATCTCTGCTACCATGAGTGGAGTCACATGCTGCCTGAGGTTCCCTGGTCAGCTGAATTCCGACCTCCGGAAGCTGGCAGTGAACCTTATCCCCTTCCCTCGCCTCCACTTCTTCATGGTGGGCTTTGCTCCATTGACATCCCGTGGGTCTCAGCAGTACCGTGCCCTCACGGTCCCAGAACTCACCCAGCAAATGTGGGATGCCAAGAACATGATGTGCGCCGCCGATCCTCGCCATGGCCGTTACCTCACCGCCTCTGCCATGTTCCGTGGTAAGATGAGCACAAAGGAGGTTGATGAGCAGATGATCAACGTCCAGAACAAGAACTCGTCCTACTTCGTGGAGTGGATCCCCAACAACGTGAAGTCCAGCGTCTGTGACATCCCGCCGACAGGGCTCTCGATGGCGTCCACCTTCGTCGGCAACTCGACCTCCATCCAGGAGATGTTCCGGAGGGTGAGCGAGCAGTTCACTGCCATGTTCAGGAGGAAGGCTTTCTTGCATTGGTACACTGGCGAAGGCATGGACGAGATGGAGTTCACCGAGGCCGAGAGCAACATGAACGACCTCGTCTCAGAGTACCAGCAGTACCAGGATGCCACTGCCGACGAGGAGGGCGAGTACGAGGATGAGGATCAGGAGGCCGAGGACGACATGTAA
- the LOC123444644 gene encoding rhomboid-like protein 20 isoform X2 produces the protein MSGGLPGFHNAPVSRAVVVAAALFSVPFGLRSRFLDLGLSHQVFIVFSMTVSVLLQILALGYLKDPSFNPLTSGPYGLIFASYVPFFFDIPISTKFRIFGVQLCDKSFIYLAGLQLLFSSGRRSVIPGLSGILAGLLYRLNIFGIRRLKVPEYATSLFSRLSWPFSNNSYQRLPIATTDENIPDHQARQMQGVHTATPDPTESSIATLVSMGFDRASAIQALALTNNDVNLASNILLEAQST, from the exons ATGAGCGGCGGCCTTCCGGGTTTCC ACAATGCGCCGGTGTCGAGGGCCGTGGTCGTCGCCGCCGCGCTATTCTCCGTCCCCTTCGGCCTCCGCTCCCGCTTCCTCGACCTCGGCCTGTCCCACCAG GTGTTCATAGTCTTCTCCATGACGGTGTCTGTACTGCTTCAGATCCTAGCTTTAGGTTATCTGAAAG ATCCATCTTTCAATCCATTAACATCTGGACCATATGGCCTCATATTTGCATCTTATGTACCCTTCTTCTTTGACATTCCCATCTCAACAAAGTTTCGCATATTTGGAGTGCAATTATGTGACAAGTCATTCATATATTTGGCAGGGCTCCAG CTTCTTTTCTCATCTGGAAGACGTTCTGTTATACCTGGACTGTCTGGTATACTTGCTGGGCTTTTGTACCGTCTGAATATATTTGGTATCCGCAGGCTAAAG GTCCCAGAGTATGCAACTTCACTGTTTTCGCGGTTGTCATGGCCCTTCTCTAACAACTCTTATCAGAGATTGCCAATTGCAACAACTGATGAAAACATTCCTGATCACCAGGCTCGTCAAATGCAG GGCGTGCACACAGCTACCCCAGATCCAACGGAGTCGTCGATTGCCACGCTTGTCTCCATGGGTTTTGATCGTGCTTCTGCAATTCAGGCTCTTGCACTGACAAATAATGATGTAAATTTAGCCTCGAACATCCTGCTTGAAGCACAATCCACGTAG
- the LOC123444644 gene encoding rhomboid-like protein 20 isoform X1, whose amino-acid sequence MSGGLPGFHNAPVSRAVVVAAALFSVPFGLRSRFLDLGLSHQNLYENLRIWRVIASLFAFSSSPELIFGVALLYYFRVFERQIGSNKYAVFIVFSMTVSVLLQILALGYLKDPSFNPLTSGPYGLIFASYVPFFFDIPISTKFRIFGVQLCDKSFIYLAGLQLLFSSGRRSVIPGLSGILAGLLYRLNIFGIRRLKVPEYATSLFSRLSWPFSNNSYQRLPIATTDENIPDHQARQMQGVHTATPDPTESSIATLVSMGFDRASAIQALALTNNDVNLASNILLEAQST is encoded by the exons ATGAGCGGCGGCCTTCCGGGTTTCC ACAATGCGCCGGTGTCGAGGGCCGTGGTCGTCGCCGCCGCGCTATTCTCCGTCCCCTTCGGCCTCCGCTCCCGCTTCCTCGACCTCGGCCTGTCCCACCAG AATCTTTACGAAAATCTGCGGATATGGAGAGTGATTGCCTCGTTGTTTGCTTTCTCGTCGTCGCCTGAGCTTATCTTTGGAGTGGCCTTGCTCTACTACTTCAGGGTGTTCGAGCGCCAGATAGGTTCAAACAAGTATGCT GTGTTCATAGTCTTCTCCATGACGGTGTCTGTACTGCTTCAGATCCTAGCTTTAGGTTATCTGAAAG ATCCATCTTTCAATCCATTAACATCTGGACCATATGGCCTCATATTTGCATCTTATGTACCCTTCTTCTTTGACATTCCCATCTCAACAAAGTTTCGCATATTTGGAGTGCAATTATGTGACAAGTCATTCATATATTTGGCAGGGCTCCAG CTTCTTTTCTCATCTGGAAGACGTTCTGTTATACCTGGACTGTCTGGTATACTTGCTGGGCTTTTGTACCGTCTGAATATATTTGGTATCCGCAGGCTAAAG GTCCCAGAGTATGCAACTTCACTGTTTTCGCGGTTGTCATGGCCCTTCTCTAACAACTCTTATCAGAGATTGCCAATTGCAACAACTGATGAAAACATTCCTGATCACCAGGCTCGTCAAATGCAG GGCGTGCACACAGCTACCCCAGATCCAACGGAGTCGTCGATTGCCACGCTTGTCTCCATGGGTTTTGATCGTGCTTCTGCAATTCAGGCTCTTGCACTGACAAATAATGATGTAAATTTAGCCTCGAACATCCTGCTTGAAGCACAATCCACGTAG
- the LOC123441956 gene encoding probable mediator of RNA polymerase II transcription subunit 26c produces the protein MAESLETLRSTPVTPKVLATTDLAKAVRALRKHESERVRVLAKGIVSGWRAAALDDFGGQAMHQPDKFTAPQPKETVDQQQHVCATTTERRSSNEIVGHDQQHASADLDAKKKKTVEISKKAPDLVGGINMAKPKEAAVGRHVIVSADPDAKAMEAAKRKLHERYQQASEAKRQRRVQLVEAPEMLKQRRERSLAGCDSSMLTKTFSVGLHHAASQGLAG, from the coding sequence ATGGCAGAGTCCCTCGAGACGTTGCGGTCGACTCCGGTGACGCCAAAGGTGCTTGCCACCACGGACCTCGCCAAGGCCGTACGTGCGCTGCGGAAGCACGAGTCCGAGCGGGTCCGCGTCCTCGCTAAGGGCATCGTGAGCGGGTGGAGGGCGGCCGCCCTGGACGACTTCGGCGGACAGGCCATGCACCAGCCGGACAAGTTCACCGCGCCTCAGCCCAAGGAGACCGTCGATCAGCAGCAGCATGTCTGCGCAACGACGACGGAGCGGCGTTCCTCCAACGAGATCGTCGGTCACGATCAGCAGCACGCCTCGGCTGATCTtgacgcgaagaagaagaagacggtggAGATCAGCAAGAAGGCGCCCGATCTCGTCGGCGGCATCAACATGGCGAAGCCCAAGGAGGCCGCTGTCGGTCGGCATGTCATTGTCTCGGCCGATCCAGACGCGAAGGCAATGGAGGCCGCAAAGCGCAAACTCCATGAAAGGTACCAACAAGCATCGGAGGCGAAGCGGCAGCGCAGGGTACAACTCGTGGAGGCGCCGGAGATGCTCAAGCAGAGGCGGGAGAGAAGCCTGGCGGGGTGTGACAGCTCAATGCTCACGAAAACCTTCTCCGTCGGTCTCCACCATGCAGCTTCACAGGGTTTAGCAGGCTAG